From the Quercus lobata isolate SW786 chromosome 6, ValleyOak3.0 Primary Assembly, whole genome shotgun sequence genome, one window contains:
- the LOC115993893 gene encoding omega-amidase, chloroplastic-like isoform X1, with translation MASSSASVAEQARAPPALPLPTPPVEKFKIALCQITVTPDKERNIAHARSKIQEAAAKGAKLVLLPEIWNSPYSNDCFPVYAEDIDAGGDASPSTAMLSQLSRNLNITIVGGSIPERSGDQLFNTCCVFGTDGNLKAKHRKIHLFDIDIPGKITFMESNTLTAGETPTIVDTEVGRIGIGICYDIQFQELAMIYAARGAHLLCYPGAFNMTTGPLHWELLQRARAVDNQLYVATCSPARDAGAGYVAWGHSTLVGPFGEVLATTEHEEAIILVEIDYSLLQLRRTSLPLLKQGRGDLYQLVDVKRLNSQ, from the exons ATGGCTTCCTCCTCCGCCTCCGTGGCCGAACAAGCAAGGGCCCCTCCTGCTCTTCCTTTGCCCACTCCCCCTGTTGAGAAG TTTAAGATTGCGTTGTGCCAAATAACGGTAACTCCCGATAAGGAGAGGAACATCGCCCATGCTCGTAGCAAGATCCAGGAGGCTGCCGCTAAGGGCGCCAAGCTTGTTCTCTTGCCC GAAATATGGAATAGTCCTTATTCAAATGATTGCTTCCCTGTCTATGCCGAGGACATTGATGCAGGTGGGGATGCTTCTCCTTCCACAGCCATGCTCTCTCAACTTTCTCGTAATCTCAACATAACTATTGTTGGTGGCTCTATACCCGAACGCTCTGGAGATCAACTTTTTAATACTTGTTGCGTCTTTGGTACTGATGGAAACCTCAAAGCTAAGCACCGCAAG ATACATCTCTTCGATATTGACATTCCTGGGAAGATTACCTTTATGGAGTCAAACACTCTCACGGCGGGGGAGACTCCTACCATTGTGGATACAG AAGTTGGGCGAATTGGTATAGGCATCTGTTATGACATTCAGTTTCAGGAACTGGCAATGATATATGCAGCAAGAG GGGCTCACTTGCTATGCTATCCTGGGGCATTTAACATGACTACTGGACCATTGCATTGGGAGTTATTGCAGAGGGCAAG GGCTGTAGATAATCAG tTGTATGTAGCAACTTGTTCACCTGCTCGAGACGCTGGGGCTGGTTATGTGGCTTGGGGCCACTCCACTCTTGTTGGACCA TTTGGAGAAGTCCTGGCAACTACTGAACACGAGGAGGCTATAATCTTGGTAGAGATTGATTATTCATTACTTCAGCTCCGGAG GACAAGTCTCCCCTTGTTAAAGCAAGGACGAGGTGATCTTTACCAATTAGTAGATGTTAAAAGGCTAAATTCTCAGTGA
- the LOC115993893 gene encoding omega-amidase, chloroplastic-like isoform X2, with translation MASSSASVAEQARAPPALPLPTPPVEKEIWNSPYSNDCFPVYAEDIDAGGDASPSTAMLSQLSRNLNITIVGGSIPERSGDQLFNTCCVFGTDGNLKAKHRKIHLFDIDIPGKITFMESNTLTAGETPTIVDTEVGRIGIGICYDIQFQELAMIYAARGAHLLCYPGAFNMTTGPLHWELLQRARAVDNQLYVATCSPARDAGAGYVAWGHSTLVGPFGEVLATTEHEEAIILVEIDYSLLQLRRTSLPLLKQGRGDLYQLVDVKRLNSQ, from the exons ATGGCTTCCTCCTCCGCCTCCGTGGCCGAACAAGCAAGGGCCCCTCCTGCTCTTCCTTTGCCCACTCCCCCTGTTGAGAAG GAAATATGGAATAGTCCTTATTCAAATGATTGCTTCCCTGTCTATGCCGAGGACATTGATGCAGGTGGGGATGCTTCTCCTTCCACAGCCATGCTCTCTCAACTTTCTCGTAATCTCAACATAACTATTGTTGGTGGCTCTATACCCGAACGCTCTGGAGATCAACTTTTTAATACTTGTTGCGTCTTTGGTACTGATGGAAACCTCAAAGCTAAGCACCGCAAG ATACATCTCTTCGATATTGACATTCCTGGGAAGATTACCTTTATGGAGTCAAACACTCTCACGGCGGGGGAGACTCCTACCATTGTGGATACAG AAGTTGGGCGAATTGGTATAGGCATCTGTTATGACATTCAGTTTCAGGAACTGGCAATGATATATGCAGCAAGAG GGGCTCACTTGCTATGCTATCCTGGGGCATTTAACATGACTACTGGACCATTGCATTGGGAGTTATTGCAGAGGGCAAG GGCTGTAGATAATCAG tTGTATGTAGCAACTTGTTCACCTGCTCGAGACGCTGGGGCTGGTTATGTGGCTTGGGGCCACTCCACTCTTGTTGGACCA TTTGGAGAAGTCCTGGCAACTACTGAACACGAGGAGGCTATAATCTTGGTAGAGATTGATTATTCATTACTTCAGCTCCGGAG GACAAGTCTCCCCTTGTTAAAGCAAGGACGAGGTGATCTTTACCAATTAGTAGATGTTAAAAGGCTAAATTCTCAGTGA
- the LOC115949764 gene encoding transcription termination factor MTERF15, mitochondrial-like: MGFNPLKFSFIQAVFAMVGMNKSTWERKVNVYKRWDLSQEEILAAFRKCPSCIIASEDKIMQVVDFYVNKTGFETSFIVNRPILIIYSLEKRLIPRASVIEVLQSKGLIKKNIHLARVFSTSENSFLQKFVTPYMDEVSDLLKLYKGKLDFSKMTTK; this comes from the coding sequence ATGGGATTCAATCCTTTGAAGTTTTCTTTTATTCAAGCTGTTTTTGCAATGGTGGGAATGAATAAATCCACATGGGAGAGGAAGGTCAACGTTTATAAGAGGTGGGATTTGTCTCAAGAAGAGATTCTTGCAGCATTCAGAAAGTGCCCCAGCTGTATTATCGCATCTGAGGATAAGATTATGCAGGTTGTGGATTTTTACGTCAACAAGACGGGTTTCGAGACTTCCTTTATTGTCAATCGCCCGATACTCATTATTTATAGCTTGGAGAAGCGGCTTATTCCAAGGGCTTCGGTTATTGAAGTTTTGCAATCAAAAGGTTTGATCAAGAAGAATATACACTTAGCTAGAGTGTTTAGTACTTCTGAGAACTCATTCCTTCAGAAGTTTGTGACACCATATATGGACGAGGTGTCTGACCTGTTGAAGCTATACAAGGGAAAATTGGATTTTTCAAAGATGACTACaaaatag